One segment of Methylocystis sp. ATCC 49242 DNA contains the following:
- a CDS encoding respiratory chain complex I subunit 1 family protein: MTFLFDLVAQAVQMTLVLALSPLLIGFTRKVKARLLRRRGPPLLQPYYDLVRLLRKEAVLAENASWLYQSAPYIIFAMTWIAASLVPTFATGLMFSWTADLLALTALLGGARFFLALAGMDVGTSFGGIGSSRETMFGSFAEPATIMIVFVVSLIAGSTQLSEVAAYMASHLELRVSFGFALIGLIIVAIAENGRIPVDNPATHLELTMVHEAMILEYSGRHLAIIELATALKLLLYMSLIACVFFPFGLAPHDAGVRAMANGAAFYLAKLAIGGFLLAFFEVSTAKMRVFRVPDFLGAALMLGLLGTLLVFVTRSL; encoded by the coding sequence ATGACATTTCTTTTCGATCTCGTCGCTCAAGCCGTTCAAATGACCCTCGTGCTAGCGCTGTCGCCGTTGCTGATCGGCTTCACGCGCAAGGTGAAGGCGCGCCTGCTGCGCCGGCGGGGGCCGCCGCTACTGCAGCCTTATTACGACCTTGTCCGCCTGCTGCGAAAGGAGGCCGTACTCGCGGAGAACGCTTCCTGGCTTTATCAGTCGGCGCCTTACATCATTTTCGCCATGACATGGATCGCCGCTTCCCTCGTGCCGACTTTCGCTACGGGATTGATGTTCAGCTGGACGGCGGACCTGCTGGCGCTCACGGCCCTGCTTGGCGGCGCTCGATTTTTCCTTGCGCTTGCGGGCATGGACGTCGGGACGAGTTTCGGCGGCATAGGGTCCAGCCGAGAGACGATGTTTGGCTCCTTCGCCGAGCCCGCGACGATCATGATCGTTTTCGTCGTGTCGCTCATCGCAGGGTCTACCCAGCTTTCCGAAGTCGCGGCCTATATGGCGTCACACCTTGAGCTGCGCGTTTCATTTGGATTTGCGCTGATCGGCCTGATCATTGTCGCAATAGCGGAGAACGGCCGAATCCCCGTCGATAATCCGGCGACGCATCTCGAGCTGACAATGGTGCATGAGGCGATGATCCTGGAGTATTCGGGACGTCATCTCGCCATCATCGAACTCGCTACGGCGCTCAAGCTGTTGCTTTACATGTCGCTCATCGCCTGCGTCTTTTTTCCCTTCGGCCTCGCGCCGCACGATGCGGGCGTCAGGGCGATGGCGAATGGCGCGGCGTTTTATCTGGCAAAGCTTGCGATTGGAGGCTTTCTCCTTGCCTTCTTTGAAGTCTCGACCGCAAAGATGCGCGTTTTCAGGGTCCCGGATTTTCTCGGCGCCGCATTGATGCTGGGGCTCCTTGGAACCCTGCTCGTCTTTGTCACCCGGAGTCTTTGA
- the hyfB gene encoding hydrogenase 4 subunit B, with protein MPLDIALLCIAALFGVSAFSIFSRDRDRISERVYIACGGVCAMIFIAVVVTRGANSLSTTLPLGLPWVGMHFRLDALSAFFLAVINIGGAAASAYAIGYGAHEKSPMRVLPFFPAFIAGMNLVVLADDAFTFLVSWEFMSIVSWALVLAHHHDVENRKAAYIYLVMASFGTLSLLMAFGLLGGVGGAYDFSTIREATREGWKAGLVLALVTLGAGSKAGLVPLHIWLPLAHPAAPSHVSALMSGVMTKVAIYGFIRVVFDLLGQPPFWWAIHPLVFGAVSALVGVLFATMQSDLKKLLAYSTIENIGIIFIALGLALAFKSNGQATPAALAFTAALFHVFNHMLFKCILFFGAGAVLGATGERNIERLGGLIHRMPKTAFIVLGGCAAISALPPLNGFVSEWLIFQAILLSPSLPQWILKLTTPAAGVALALSAALGAGCYVRAYGVTFLGRPRSPAAEGATEADQWSLRAMATLLGPCLLAGVLPSLMIDTISPAAAEYVGGRMPAQGQIPWLSIAPIAESRSSYNGLLVFAFMLFSTLGSMKLIHSFWRRETRRAPAWDCGYVDANPATQYTASSFAQPVRRALGAIAFSARERLDFPLPGETRAARFGVEIDDRFMDYIYGPLSRAVWFCAGKLNILNFLTIQEYLALVFVALVFLLTLAAL; from the coding sequence ATGCCGCTTGACATTGCCTTGCTGTGCATCGCCGCATTATTCGGCGTGAGCGCGTTTTCGATCTTCTCGAGAGATCGCGACCGCATCAGCGAACGCGTCTACATCGCCTGCGGCGGCGTCTGCGCAATGATTTTCATCGCGGTCGTCGTGACGAGAGGCGCGAATTCGCTATCGACGACCTTGCCGCTCGGACTGCCGTGGGTCGGGATGCATTTTCGTCTGGATGCGCTCAGCGCCTTCTTCCTGGCGGTCATAAATATCGGCGGCGCCGCCGCGAGCGCCTATGCGATCGGATACGGCGCGCATGAAAAAAGCCCGATGCGCGTGCTTCCGTTTTTTCCGGCTTTCATCGCCGGCATGAATCTCGTCGTGCTGGCGGACGACGCGTTCACATTTCTTGTCTCCTGGGAATTCATGTCGATCGTTTCCTGGGCGCTCGTGCTCGCGCATCATCACGACGTCGAAAACCGGAAGGCGGCGTATATTTACCTTGTAATGGCGAGCTTCGGCACGCTTTCCCTGCTGATGGCTTTCGGTCTTCTGGGTGGGGTGGGCGGCGCCTATGACTTCTCCACCATCCGCGAAGCGACCAGAGAGGGCTGGAAAGCCGGTCTGGTCCTCGCTCTGGTTACTTTGGGCGCCGGATCGAAGGCGGGGCTCGTTCCGCTTCACATCTGGCTGCCGCTCGCGCATCCCGCAGCCCCAAGCCATGTTTCGGCGCTGATGAGCGGAGTTATGACCAAGGTGGCGATATACGGCTTCATCCGGGTCGTGTTCGATCTCCTTGGGCAGCCGCCGTTCTGGTGGGCCATTCATCCGCTGGTTTTCGGCGCGGTCAGCGCTCTCGTGGGTGTTCTCTTCGCCACGATGCAGAGCGACCTCAAGAAGCTTCTCGCCTACAGCACGATCGAGAACATTGGCATCATCTTCATCGCGCTGGGGCTCGCGCTCGCGTTCAAGTCCAATGGCCAGGCGACGCCCGCTGCGCTCGCCTTTACGGCGGCGCTGTTCCACGTGTTCAACCACATGCTCTTCAAATGCATCCTTTTCTTCGGCGCGGGGGCGGTGCTCGGCGCGACGGGCGAGAGAAACATAGAGCGGTTGGGCGGCCTAATTCACAGAATGCCGAAAACCGCCTTCATCGTCCTCGGCGGATGCGCGGCGATCTCGGCGCTGCCCCCGCTCAACGGATTCGTGTCCGAGTGGCTTATCTTCCAGGCGATCTTGCTGAGTCCGTCGCTGCCGCAATGGATATTGAAACTCACGACGCCCGCGGCGGGAGTGGCGCTGGCGTTGAGCGCCGCGCTGGGTGCGGGATGCTATGTGCGCGCCTATGGCGTCACATTTTTGGGGCGCCCCCGTTCTCCGGCCGCCGAAGGCGCGACGGAAGCGGACCAATGGTCGCTGCGCGCCATGGCTACGCTGCTCGGTCCCTGCCTGCTGGCGGGCGTGCTGCCCAGTCTCATGATCGACACGATTTCGCCTGCTGCGGCGGAGTATGTCGGCGGCCGCATGCCCGCGCAGGGCCAGATCCCCTGGCTGTCGATTGCGCCCATCGCCGAGAGTCGCAGCTCCTATAACGGACTTCTCGTTTTCGCCTTCATGCTGTTTTCGACATTGGGTTCGATGAAGCTCATTCACAGCTTCTGGCGGCGGGAGACGCGGCGCGCGCCGGCATGGGACTGCGGCTATGTCGATGCAAACCCCGCGACGCAATATACTGCGAGCAGCTTCGCGCAGCCGGTCCGCCGGGCGCTTGGCGCAATTGCGTTCTCTGCGCGAGAACGGCTCGATTTCCCTCTGCCGGGAGAGACGCGCGCCGCAAGATTTGGCGTCGAGATCGACGATCGGTTCATGGACTACATTTATGGTCCCCTCTCACGCGCGGTCTGGTTCTGCGCGGGCAAACTGAACATCCTCAATTTCCTGACGATCCAGGAATATCTCGCGCTTGTCTTCGTCGCACTTGTCTTCCTTCTCACCCTCGCCGCGCTATGA
- a CDS encoding ATP-binding protein, which translates to MRLLFVDRLASQITLLILIAIVCFQTIVLVTFHLLDVEGRRHIVDQTDFVASIVLALDAAPVSDRGNLLSGFSHAVPFASIHLRSERPKAVELEDREFISEIRRVRSDLWPDADIFAAAAPGDDAPGVMAVALRKGGYALISIFQHRKPPRSVWRWLWQPEPGTPFLLTPWALSAILFFICTTVLVLWASNAIIAPLVNLARHAEQFPGEAGGLAPLPERGAHEVRELTRSINRMQERIRSMIAARTRALAAVSHDLKTIITRLNLRMEFVAPGELREKMLRDINLMDAMLRKNLQYLRAESDRSDYSLIDLDSVLQTVTDQFCDIGHEVVYHGGGRQMVMGSMTDLQRIFSNLVENATHHASRIEIAISEATPKNLHVDVIDNGPGMPPEQKAAAFEPFVRGQPGRTIDNHSGFGLGLSIVRSLVERHGGSVELLDAEPHGLIARVTLPRASGPVGSGVFE; encoded by the coding sequence ATGCGCCTGCTGTTCGTGGATCGTCTCGCCAGTCAGATCACGCTGCTGATATTGATCGCGATCGTGTGCTTCCAGACGATTGTGCTCGTTACATTCCATTTGCTCGACGTCGAGGGACGACGGCACATTGTCGACCAGACCGATTTTGTCGCGAGCATCGTTCTCGCGCTGGACGCCGCGCCTGTTTCGGATCGGGGCAATCTGCTGTCGGGATTCTCGCACGCCGTTCCCTTCGCCAGTATCCACCTTCGCAGCGAACGCCCCAAAGCCGTCGAATTGGAGGATCGGGAATTCATCAGCGAGATTCGCCGCGTTCGCTCGGATCTCTGGCCCGACGCCGACATCTTCGCCGCGGCCGCACCCGGCGACGACGCGCCGGGCGTCATGGCGGTGGCTCTGCGCAAGGGAGGCTATGCGCTCATTTCGATCTTCCAGCATCGCAAGCCGCCGCGCTCCGTATGGCGATGGCTCTGGCAGCCCGAACCCGGCACGCCCTTCCTGCTGACGCCCTGGGCGCTCTCCGCCATTCTTTTCTTCATATGCACGACAGTTCTCGTGCTTTGGGCCTCCAATGCGATCATCGCGCCGCTGGTCAATCTGGCCAGGCATGCGGAGCAGTTTCCAGGCGAGGCGGGAGGGCTGGCGCCGCTTCCCGAACGCGGCGCGCATGAAGTTCGGGAGCTCACGCGATCGATCAATCGAATGCAGGAACGAATTCGTTCGATGATCGCCGCAAGAACGCGAGCGCTCGCCGCCGTCAGTCACGATCTGAAGACGATCATCACACGGCTAAACCTGCGCATGGAGTTCGTCGCGCCTGGCGAGCTTCGAGAAAAAATGCTTCGCGACATCAATCTGATGGATGCGATGCTGCGCAAGAACCTGCAATATTTGCGGGCTGAAAGCGACCGGTCGGACTATTCGCTGATCGATCTCGACAGCGTTCTCCAGACAGTCACAGACCAGTTTTGCGACATCGGCCACGAAGTTGTCTATCACGGCGGCGGCAGACAAATGGTGATGGGATCGATGACGGATCTGCAGCGGATTTTTTCCAATCTGGTCGAAAACGCCACCCATCACGCCAGCCGGATTGAAATCGCGATTTCCGAGGCGACGCCGAAAAACCTTCACGTCGACGTAATAGACAATGGCCCGGGAATGCCTCCCGAGCAAAAAGCGGCGGCGTTTGAGCCTTTCGTGCGTGGCCAACCCGGGCGCACGATCGACAATCACAGTGGCTTCGGGCTGGGTCTGTCAATCGTTCGCTCGCTCGTCGAACGCCATGGCGGGTCAGTCGAACTGCTGGACGCCGAGCCGCACGGCCTGATCGCGCGGGTTACTCTTCCGCGCGCAAGCGGTCCTGTCGGTTCGGGCGTTTTCGAGTAG
- a CDS encoding response regulator, with translation MNDRISVLLVEDDAEIGELVSRYLENNGMDVTLVADGAAMDARFSKESFDILILDLNLPGEDGLSICRRVRTTHEIPIIILTANGEDVEKILGLEMGADDYIVKPFNSRELLARVRAVLRRTEARGRIDDRSPRQGYQFLGWRMDLLSREVVSPEDTKVAMTGAEFDLLHALCENPNRVLTRDQLISMTHGPTSGPFERSIDVLVSRLRQKLEKDPRNPSIILTVRSEGYLFSAPVTRG, from the coding sequence ATGAACGATCGCATTTCGGTTCTGCTCGTGGAAGACGACGCCGAGATCGGCGAGCTTGTGTCTCGCTACCTTGAAAACAACGGGATGGACGTAACGCTCGTGGCGGACGGCGCGGCCATGGACGCCAGATTTTCGAAGGAAAGCTTCGATATTCTGATATTGGACCTGAACCTGCCCGGGGAGGACGGTCTTTCCATTTGCCGACGGGTTCGGACGACGCATGAAATTCCGATAATAATCCTCACCGCGAATGGCGAGGATGTGGAAAAGATTCTCGGTCTCGAAATGGGGGCTGACGACTACATCGTAAAGCCGTTCAATTCTCGCGAGCTGCTGGCGCGTGTGCGCGCGGTGCTTCGGCGGACCGAGGCGCGAGGCCGGATCGACGATCGATCGCCCCGCCAGGGATACCAGTTTCTTGGCTGGCGGATGGACCTGCTTTCGCGCGAAGTCGTTTCGCCCGAAGACACCAAGGTCGCAATGACCGGAGCCGAATTCGATCTTCTTCACGCCTTGTGCGAAAATCCCAATCGGGTGCTGACGCGGGATCAGCTCATCAGCATGACTCATGGGCCGACTTCGGGACCGTTCGAAAGAAGCATCGACGTGCTTGTCAGCCGCCTGAGACAGAAGCTGGAGAAGGACCCGAGAAATCCCTCGATCATCCTGACCGTGAGGTCCGAAGGCTACCTGTTTTCGGCGCCGGTCACGCGAGGGTGA
- a CDS encoding hydrogenase 4 subunit F yields MISEILMVSNALIAIPAAAAIILLIYRTDYQRSAQINLAASGVTLFYAIILLFKGKETGSFLSVDDLNIVFVVLSTFVGFTTSAFSASYIAHEIEIGRLTSTNLRFYHAMFQSLMCAMNLALLASNIGLMWVAVEVATLTTVLMVGIYRTRDALEAAWKYFILGSVGIALALFGTILVYMAAEPVLGEGYNAMVWSSLMQQAPQFSPRLLNVAFIFLMLGYGTKVGLAPMHAWLPDAHAEGPTPISAVLSGLLLNVALYAVLRFKMLLTANAAAITPGPMLMVLGLISLIFAAVMLYRRDDIKRLFAYSSIEHMGIIAFAFGVGGPLANFAGLLHMTLHSLTKSAIFFTVGHIAQVKGTQKIAEIRGLTESHPVLGWGLVLGVLAICGMPPLGLFMSEFLLVSSTFAQQPWLALPLVVGLLLAFGALLMRLTSMAFGEPSRSIGKVEASVVPLFAHLILVLIAGLYLPSYLVAWFQNVARLLG; encoded by the coding sequence ATGATTTCCGAAATTCTGATGGTGTCCAACGCCCTCATAGCGATACCGGCGGCGGCCGCCATAATACTTCTCATTTACCGGACGGATTACCAAAGGTCGGCGCAGATCAATCTGGCCGCGTCCGGCGTGACGCTTTTCTATGCGATCATTCTCCTCTTCAAGGGCAAGGAGACAGGGAGCTTCCTGTCCGTCGACGACCTCAACATCGTTTTCGTCGTGCTCTCCACCTTCGTCGGCTTCACGACAAGCGCTTTCAGCGCCAGTTATATCGCGCATGAGATCGAGATCGGTCGCCTTACGTCGACAAATCTTCGCTTCTACCATGCAATGTTTCAGTCCCTGATGTGCGCGATGAATCTCGCTTTGCTCGCGAGCAATATCGGTCTCATGTGGGTCGCGGTGGAAGTTGCGACGCTGACGACAGTCCTGATGGTCGGAATTTACCGGACGCGCGACGCACTGGAGGCCGCCTGGAAATATTTCATTCTTGGCAGCGTCGGCATTGCGCTGGCGCTGTTTGGCACGATCCTCGTTTACATGGCCGCCGAACCGGTGCTGGGCGAAGGGTATAACGCCATGGTCTGGTCGTCCCTCATGCAACAGGCTCCCCAATTCAGTCCCAGACTACTGAATGTCGCCTTCATCTTCCTGATGCTGGGCTATGGCACGAAGGTCGGCCTTGCGCCAATGCATGCCTGGCTCCCTGACGCTCATGCGGAAGGTCCGACGCCGATTTCGGCGGTCCTGTCCGGGTTGCTGCTCAACGTCGCGCTTTATGCGGTGCTACGTTTCAAGATGCTGCTGACGGCGAATGCGGCGGCGATCACGCCGGGGCCGATGCTGATGGTCCTTGGCCTCATATCTCTCATTTTCGCGGCCGTCATGCTCTACCGGCGCGACGACATAAAGCGACTCTTCGCATATTCCTCGATCGAGCACATGGGCATCATCGCTTTCGCCTTCGGCGTCGGCGGTCCACTGGCGAATTTCGCCGGGCTCCTTCACATGACGCTGCACAGCCTGACGAAATCGGCGATTTTTTTTACCGTCGGCCACATTGCTCAGGTAAAGGGCACGCAGAAGATCGCGGAGATAAGAGGCTTGACGGAAAGCCATCCAGTGCTGGGCTGGGGCCTCGTTCTCGGCGTGCTCGCAATATGTGGCATGCCGCCGCTCGGCCTGTTCATGAGTGAATTTCTGCTCGTGAGCTCGACCTTCGCGCAGCAGCCCTGGCTGGCGCTTCCGCTCGTCGTCGGTCTCCTTCTCGCTTTCGGCGCCCTGCTGATGCGATTGACGAGCATGGCTTTCGGCGAACCGTCGCGCAGCATCGGGAAAGTGGAGGCGTCCGTCGTCCCGCTCTTCGCCCATCTCATTCTGGTGCTGATCGCGGGACTTTATCTCCCCTCCTACCTAGTCGCCTGGTTTCAAAACGTGGCGCGATTGTTGGGATAA
- a CDS encoding NADH-quinone oxidoreductase subunit C, producing the protein MLISRKDKPIPASSAPQAGPWMRENVDETGWSRAIEQIATGGRDMLSLWSDGANVFLATFEKETKEFRIISYKCEDSRFPSVGRLHPPALRLERAIHDLYGLEPRKTPDRRRWLDHGRWGFRYPGGTRETIDSTRDEYTFLPAEGEPLHQIPVGPVHAGIIEPGHFRFSANGEVVVRLEERLGFVHKGVDQLMAGASIDRAARLAARVSGDSTVAYSLAFAQAVEAALGIEPPPRAIYLRALMAELERLANHIGDIGAICNDASFSLMHAHCGVVREKVLRASKTCFGHRLMMDRIAPGGIVTDLAEDGVTSLRVLIDSISSALPQLITVYGDTTSLQDRTVSTGVLSNNLAAQYACGGFVGRASGRSFDARKAIGYAPYPALSFETGASTDGDVDARVWVRFDEVKASLQIIEQILDQLPSGPINVNVGPSDDSICEGAALVEGFRGDILAWVRISGGVVERSHLRDPSWFQWPLLEAAIKGNIVADFPLCNKSFNCSYSGHDL; encoded by the coding sequence ATGCTGATCTCGCGCAAGGACAAGCCGATCCCGGCGTCGTCGGCTCCGCAGGCGGGGCCATGGATGCGTGAAAACGTGGACGAAACAGGATGGTCGCGCGCGATCGAGCAGATCGCAACGGGGGGCAGAGACATGCTGAGCCTCTGGAGCGATGGGGCGAACGTCTTCCTTGCCACCTTTGAAAAGGAGACGAAGGAGTTCCGCATCATTTCCTATAAATGTGAGGATTCCCGCTTCCCGTCAGTCGGGCGATTGCATCCCCCCGCGCTCCGGCTGGAGCGGGCGATTCACGACCTTTACGGACTGGAGCCCCGAAAAACGCCGGATCGCCGGAGGTGGCTTGACCATGGGCGCTGGGGCTTTCGTTATCCGGGAGGAACGCGGGAAACGATCGACTCGACGCGCGATGAATATACCTTTCTGCCAGCAGAAGGCGAGCCTCTTCACCAGATACCGGTCGGCCCGGTTCACGCCGGAATCATCGAGCCGGGGCACTTTCGTTTTTCGGCGAATGGCGAGGTTGTTGTTCGACTCGAAGAGCGGCTGGGTTTCGTCCACAAGGGCGTTGATCAGCTCATGGCCGGCGCGTCGATCGACCGCGCGGCCAGGTTGGCTGCGCGTGTCTCGGGCGACAGCACTGTCGCCTATAGTCTCGCCTTCGCGCAGGCTGTCGAAGCGGCGCTTGGAATAGAACCGCCTCCACGGGCCATTTATTTGCGTGCGCTGATGGCGGAACTGGAGCGTCTCGCCAATCACATCGGCGACATCGGCGCGATCTGCAACGACGCCTCCTTCTCATTGATGCATGCTCATTGCGGCGTTGTTCGCGAGAAGGTTTTGAGGGCCTCGAAGACATGCTTCGGTCATCGCCTCATGATGGATCGAATTGCGCCCGGTGGAATCGTCACCGACCTCGCGGAGGACGGCGTAACGTCGCTTCGTGTCCTCATCGACTCCATTTCGTCGGCGCTGCCGCAGCTCATTACTGTCTACGGCGACACAACCTCCCTGCAGGATCGTACCGTGTCGACCGGCGTTCTGAGCAATAATCTCGCCGCGCAATACGCTTGCGGCGGGTTTGTCGGCCGGGCGTCCGGTCGCTCGTTCGACGCCCGAAAGGCGATCGGCTACGCGCCATATCCGGCGCTTTCTTTCGAAACAGGCGCCTCCACGGATGGCGATGTCGACGCGCGCGTATGGGTGCGTTTCGACGAAGTGAAAGCGTCGCTTCAGATCATCGAACAGATATTGGACCAACTCCCCTCGGGTCCGATTAATGTGAATGTCGGACCGTCGGATGATTCAATCTGCGAAGGCGCCGCGCTCGTCGAAGGCTTCCGCGGCGACATCCTTGCCTGGGTCAGGATATCGGGGGGCGTCGTCGAACGCTCTCATCTTCGCGATCCCTCATGGTTCCAGTGGCCGCTGCTTGAAGCGGCGATCAAGGGAAACATCGTCGCGGATTTTCCTTTGTGCAACAAATCCTTCAATTGCTCCTATTCGGGGCATGACCTTTAG
- a CDS encoding SulP family inorganic anion transporter → MNYARPSSHSPEAPLTGIPGLLQNWRVDVLSGFLVFLIALPLCLGIAMASGFPPQAGIITAIVGGVLVSRINGSYVTIMGPAAGLIVVILDSVQELGAGDAMAGYRYTLAAVFFAGIIQILMGVMKAGKMSAFFPSSAVHGMLAAIGIIIMAKQIHVMIGVKPEAQTLFQTIGAIPASFRDMNPEVAVIGFLGIGILAVWTFVSNRRLKMIPAPLVVVVVGMALAQYFDLNDEHIYLFLPNAEFMPHHEYTIGPKFLVSLPQNFLAGFAFPDFARVGERLFWQQVFAIALVGSLESLLSAAAVDKLDPYKRASDLNRDIAAVGVGNTICGLIGGLPMIAEIVRSSANINNGARTGWANFFHGLFLLVFVALFPNVIHEIPLASLAALLVFTGYRLASPHEFRKTLEIGWDQLGVFLITIIGVLATDLLIGVAIGVVAEFLFHFWRSINWRDVLGVSRSVEERAPGVFHVEVKGAAFFANYLALKSDLSRIPQGKCVVFDLSQASSIDHTVMENLHHYCEDYRGKGGLAEIRGLDQLVATSNHPLAPRKRSA, encoded by the coding sequence ATGAACTATGCAAGACCTTCCAGCCATTCGCCGGAGGCGCCCCTGACCGGGATCCCCGGCCTTCTCCAGAACTGGCGCGTCGATGTCCTGTCGGGCTTTCTGGTTTTTCTCATCGCCCTTCCCTTGTGTCTCGGCATCGCTATGGCGTCCGGCTTTCCGCCCCAGGCGGGAATTATCACCGCGATCGTCGGCGGCGTCCTCGTGTCTCGTATCAACGGCTCCTATGTGACGATCATGGGGCCGGCCGCGGGTCTTATCGTCGTCATTCTGGATTCGGTTCAGGAACTCGGCGCCGGCGACGCGATGGCCGGATATCGCTACACGCTGGCGGCTGTTTTCTTTGCAGGAATTATTCAGATTCTCATGGGCGTGATGAAGGCCGGAAAGATGAGCGCCTTCTTTCCGTCCTCGGCCGTGCATGGGATGCTCGCCGCCATCGGCATCATCATCATGGCTAAACAAATTCACGTCATGATCGGCGTTAAGCCCGAGGCGCAGACGCTTTTTCAGACAATCGGGGCTATTCCGGCGAGCTTCAGGGACATGAATCCCGAAGTCGCGGTCATCGGTTTCCTCGGGATCGGGATTCTCGCCGTCTGGACCTTCGTAAGCAACCGCCGTCTCAAAATGATCCCGGCGCCGCTGGTCGTCGTCGTCGTCGGCATGGCGCTCGCCCAATATTTCGACCTCAATGACGAACACATCTATCTGTTCCTGCCGAATGCGGAGTTTATGCCGCATCACGAATACACGATCGGCCCGAAGTTCCTTGTTTCGCTTCCGCAGAATTTCCTGGCCGGATTCGCCTTCCCGGATTTCGCCCGGGTCGGCGAGCGGCTGTTCTGGCAGCAGGTGTTCGCGATCGCGCTGGTGGGAAGCCTCGAAAGCCTTCTGAGCGCCGCCGCCGTCGACAAGCTGGACCCTTACAAGCGCGCCTCCGATCTAAATCGCGACATCGCCGCCGTCGGGGTCGGCAATACGATCTGCGGCCTGATCGGCGGTCTGCCGATGATCGCGGAAATCGTGCGCAGCTCCGCAAATATAAACAACGGGGCTCGCACGGGATGGGCCAATTTCTTCCACGGCCTGTTCCTGCTCGTCTTCGTCGCCCTGTTTCCCAATGTGATCCATGAGATCCCGCTTGCTTCGCTCGCGGCGCTTCTCGTCTTCACCGGCTATCGGCTCGCTTCGCCCCATGAGTTCAGGAAGACGCTGGAGATCGGCTGGGACCAGCTCGGCGTCTTTCTGATCACCATAATCGGCGTGCTCGCCACCGACCTTCTCATCGGGGTCGCCATCGGCGTCGTTGCCGAATTTCTCTTCCATTTCTGGCGCAGCATCAACTGGCGCGACGTCCTCGGAGTCAGTCGCAGCGTCGAGGAGAGGGCGCCGGGCGTGTTTCATGTCGAGGTGAAGGGAGCGGCTTTCTTCGCCAACTATCTCGCGCTCAAAAGCGATCTTTCGAGAATCCCGCAAGGTAAATGCGTCGTCTTCGATCTTTCACAAGCGTCCTCGATCGACCACACCGTGATGGAGAACCTTCATCACTACTGCGAGGACTACAGGGGCAAGGGCGGTCTTGCCGAGATACGCGGGCTCGATCAACTGGTCGCCACGTCCAACCATCCCCTGGCTCCGCGCAAGCGGAGCGCCTGA
- a CDS encoding hydrogenase-4 component E — MTHLSLDIAQLLAGGLVLVSFMLLYQDRLSGLINIFALHAFLLTLSVAWQAYVQQAPHLYLTAGIALIFKALIIPLSLHKIVKRLRIHRTVEVVGGIGPTMLVGIFLVALSLVVMLRSTTEAEPIAREDLAFALSIVLLGLLMMVTRRNAVSQIIGFMSLENGLILAAAGANGMPLVVEISVALSVLIAFIVIGIFLFRIRERFDTVDLFELDRVRGERR, encoded by the coding sequence ATGACGCATCTTTCGCTTGATATCGCGCAACTCCTCGCCGGTGGGCTGGTGCTCGTCAGCTTCATGCTGCTTTATCAGGATCGGCTGTCCGGCCTCATCAATATTTTCGCGCTTCACGCCTTCCTGCTGACACTCTCTGTCGCATGGCAGGCCTATGTCCAGCAGGCTCCCCATCTCTATCTGACGGCTGGAATCGCCCTGATCTTCAAGGCTCTGATCATTCCCTTGAGCCTCCACAAGATCGTGAAACGGCTGCGCATTCATCGTACTGTCGAGGTTGTCGGCGGCATAGGTCCGACGATGCTCGTCGGAATCTTTCTCGTCGCCCTGTCGCTCGTCGTCATGCTGCGGTCAACCACCGAGGCCGAACCGATCGCAAGAGAGGATCTCGCCTTTGCCCTATCGATCGTACTGCTGGGTCTCCTGATGATGGTGACGCGCCGAAACGCCGTCAGCCAGATCATCGGCTTCATGTCGCTCGAAAACGGGCTCATCCTCGCCGCCGCCGGCGCGAATGGCATGCCGCTCGTGGTAGAAATCAGCGTCGCGCTGTCCGTCCTGATCGCGTTCATCGTGATCGGAATCTTTCTTTTCAGAATTCGCGAGCGCTTCGACACGGTTGATCTGTTCGAGCTCGATCGCGTGCGGGGAGAGCGTCGATGA